AGGGATTCCCGGGCAACGGCTTTCGGGGTTTGACGTACCGGGCCGGGATGCCGTTGAGCTTAAATTCTACTTTTTCGAAGCTATGCCACGGCGTGGTTGTTTCTTGAACTTGAGCCGACAAAACCGTCGCGGATGCGATCAGAAAAAACGTACAGAAAACAAGAGGAAAACGCATGGTGGAATAAAGAATCAACGTATCTTGGTAAGCCGCCCGGTATGACATTCTACTCAATTTAAGGGTTTTGCGGGCAATAAAAAGAGAAATCCGCTTCGTCGGTATACGGCATGAGAGTTCTGTACCGTCAGACCGTACTTTTGCTGCGTAATCACGTTGACGCACCCATTCCTATACTATGCCTACTTCTTCCCACGACCGAACCGCCCAGACAACCTCCCCAATAAGTGCGTCCTTGTTTCCCTTTAAAATCGGCTTATTCGGCATTGGCCTGGACACGTACTGGGCGCAGTTCGACGGCCTGGAAGAGCGGCTGAAAGGCTATCTTCAGCGGGTGGAAGACCGGTTTTGGCGCCCGGACGTGGACGTGGTGAATCTGGGACTGGTTGATTCCCCGGAAAAAGCGCTGGCGGCTGGTCACCGGTTTCGGCAGGCCGACATTGACCTGCTGTTTGTTTACGTGACGACATACGCGCTCTCGGCCACGGTATTGCCCGTCGTGCAGCGGGCCAAAGTGCCGGTAATTATCCTGAACCTCTCGCCCGAACCGGCCATCAACTACGCGTGGTTCAACCAGTTAAACGACCGCACCCGCATGACCGGCGAATGGCTGGCTTACTGCTCGGCCTGCCCCGTTCCCGAAATTGCCAACGTGTTCCGGCGGGCCCACATTCCGTTTCAGCAGGTGACGGGAATGCTCGAAAACGACCCCGAGGGCTGGCGAGAAATCGACGACTGGATTGAAGCCGGGCGGGTGGTCCACATCATGGCGCACAATTGCCTGGGCCTGATGGGCAACTACTACAGCGGAATGCTCGATATCTATTCGGACCTGACGCTCCAAAACGCCACCTTCGGCGGGCACATGAAAATTATCGAAGTCGATGAACTCTCGGCGCTGCGCGAAGCCGTCTCCGCCGACCAGATTCACGAACGGACGCATCTCTTTGCCGAAACCTTCGACGTGCAGGACGACTGCCTGCCCGAAGAACTCGACCGGGCCGCCCGCACGTCGGTAGCGCTGGATCAACTGGTCGAAACGCACGGGTTGGGCTCGCTGGCGTATTACCACAAAGGCAGCGGTAACCCGGCCAACGAAGACACAATGAGTTCGGTTATTCTGGGTAATTCGCTGCTGACGGCGCGGGGCATTCCGGTAGCCGGGGAATACGAAGTCAAGAACGCCCAGGCTATGAAAATCATGGACAGCTTTGGCGTGGGCGGTTCTTTTACCGAGTATTACGCGATGGACTTCGCCGACGATGTGGTGCTGATGGGCCACGACGGCCCGGGCCACATCCGGATTGCGGAAGGCAAAACCAAAGTTCGTCCGCTGTACGTCTACCACGGCAAAGTCGGGAAAGGGCTTTCGGTGGAAATGTCGGTAAAAAACGGGCCGGTGACGCTGTTGTCGGTGGTGGAAAACGGTAACGGAAAAATCAGTCTGCTGGTGGCCGAGGGCGAATCTGTGCCCGGCCCCATTCTACAAATCGGCAACACCAACAGCCGCTACCGGTTCTCGCTGGGTGCCCGGCACTTCGTTCAGACCTGGAACAGCCACGGTCCGGCCCACCACTGCGCGGTCGGAGTAGGTCACATTGCGGCCAAGCTGGCGAAGCTGGGGGCTCTATTAAACATTGAGGTGATTCGGGTTTGCTAACCCCCCAGCCGGGGAATGTGCTGTAAGCCAACTCTCTCTTCTCCCCTTCTTTACGGCGCCCATCCGTTGGCTCAATCGTCTGCTTTCCGCACCATCTTGCGTTCTGGCGGACGGCTTTAGTCGGCCCGCTACCGTGTCCATCCGCCAGCTGCTCCAGCTTCCGCTACCTTTGTGACAACCGCAATCGGATTGTGCTTTCGATCGGCACGCCCGGATAACGGCGGTCAGCTAGTTCACACCTTTGCAACTATGACACGGATAACCACACTGCTCTTTACCCTCCTGCGACGCCCCGAAGCGAACAATCAGGAAGCCCCTCTCGTTTTAACCGGCGCCGTTTTATTGGGTCTGGCAGCTCCGTTTACTACGTATTGGATCTGGATCACCGGTCAACCGGCTGCCGCCCTGTGGGTGGGCCTGACGCTCTGGCTGACGATCCTGGTTGCTGGCACAGCTTTCTGGCTGCTGGCGCTCGGCCGACAATCCTAAAAAGCGCTTTGATAGGCTGAATACCCCACCGCTCCCCGCTAGTTTATCAAACACCGTCTTTTAGAACCGGAACAAATGCGCACTTTATTGAAAAGTTTGCATCTAAAACTTCGCTTCGGTAGTTATACCACTACTTCAAAACCATAGAACCTATGAAGAAGCGTTATCTCCGTTCTAAAATCAACTTTTTATTCACATTCAGTCTTGCCTTATGGAGCAGTTGGGCTCTTGGACAAGGCGTTCGCGGGCGCGTACTGGACGCCCAAAGCCGAGCAGCACTGCCGGGCGTATCCGTCGCGGTCGAAGGAACCAATAACGGTACTTCTACGGATCCCGACGGCAATTTCACCCTTGCGCTTCAACCGGGCAGTTATTCCCTCCGCGTTAGCTTCATTGGGTACTCAACCCAAACCGTCAACGCTCAGGTCAGCGGCAGCGAGTTCACGACGGTGAACGTTGCCTTGCGGGAAGAAGCCTCCAGCCTGAGCGAGGTGGTCGTGATCGGTTCGCGGTCGACCCAGACCCGCACCAGCACCGAAACCGTATCGCCGGTGGACGTCATCCAGTCGCGCGATCTGCTGGCGACGGGACAAGTAGAGCCTACCCAGCAGCTCAATTTTGTAGCGCCCTCCTTCAACTCGTCCCGTCAGACCATTGCCGACGGCACCGACCACATTGACCCGGCCACCCTGCGCGGCCTCGGCCCCGATCAGGTGCTGGTCCTGCTGAACGGCAAACGGCGACACAATCAGGCGCTGATCAACATCAACGGAACCGTCGGACGCGGCTCGGTGGGCACCGACCTGAACGCCATTCCCTCGGCGGCCATCGAACGCATTGAAGTCCTGCGCGACGGGGCTGCGTCCCAATACGGTTCTGATGCCATTGCGGGCGTGATCAACCTCCGGCTGAAGGAGCGACCCGGCACCTCCGTCAACGCCCAGTTGGGCCAGCAGTACGAAGGCGACGGCGAAGTGGCCCAGATCGGCGTCAACCACGGTTTTAAACTGGGAAAAAGCGGTTTTCTGAGTCTAACCGGCGAATTCCGGCACCGGGGCGCCACCAACCGCGCCGGTACCTACAACGGGCCGGTGTACGTAAACTGGAACGTGGGCCGGGCAACGGGCGAATCCGATGCTGCTTACATCGCCCGTCGGCAGGCCCTGTACAATCAGGATCAGTCCCTGATTCAGCAGAACAATTTTAGTCTGGAAAACAACATGCAGGTCGGCAATTCGCGGGTCGACAACGCCGGTTTGTTTCTCAACATGCGGCTTCCGCTGGGAGCCACAACCAGCTTCTACGCGTCGGGGGGCCTGAATTACCGGAAGGGCAAGGCCGCCGGTTTTTACCGGTATCCCTTCCAGACCACGCAGGTTATCGCGGAAATTTACCCAAATGGCTTTCTGCCCAACATCGAGTCGACGATCAACGACCAGTCGTTGCTGGTGGGGGTCAACGGGGAGTCGAACGGCTGGCGGTGGGACATCAGTAACGTTTACGGCGGCAACGCATTCCGCTACGACATTACCAACACCAACAACGCATCGCAGTTTGCGCTCGGAGCCAACGCCCCGACCGATTTTTATGCCGGTACACTGAGCTTTTACCAGAATACCGCCGACGCCAGCGCGGCCAAAGACTTCGGTTCGCAACTCGGCCTGAAATCCTTCAACGTGGCCGCCGGGCTGACGTACCGCAATGACCGGTACAAGATCGAAGCCGGGGAGGAAGCGTCTTACACCAACTACAATCCGGCTTCGGGCCGTGGCGGGGGTGCGCAGGTTTTTCCGGGTTATCAGCCCGCCAATGCCATCAATGCCAGCCGGAACATGGTGGGCGGCTACGTCGATCTGGAAACCGACCTGACGGAAAAACTGCTGGTCAATGCCGCAGCCCGGTATGAATACTACAGCGATTTCGGCGGAAATCTGGCGGGTAAACTGGCCGCCCGTTACAAATTCAGCGACGCCTTTTCGCTGCGGGGTTCCATCAGCAACGGCTTCCGGGCACCTTCGCTGCACCAACGGTATTTCAGCGCCATCAGCACGGTTTTCGTTTCTACGGGCCAAGGACTCGAACCCCGCCAGACCGGCACGTTCCGCAACGACAGCCCCATCGCCCAGGCGTTTGGCGTGCCGGAGCTGACGGCCGAACGCTCGACCAACTACAGCATCGGGATTACCTCACAGCCCGGCCGGGCGGTCAGCATTACCCTCGATGCGTATCAGATCAATATCCGCGACCGGATCATCTACAGCAATCAGTTTGCGCGCGGCACCTCGGCAGCGGGCGTCATTATTGGCAACATTCTGAACCAGGCCGGCCAACAGGAAGTACAGGCGGCCCAGTTTTTTGCCAACGCGATCAACACCCAGACGCGCGGCATCGATCTGGTGGTGGCAACCAGTCCGCGGCTGGGTAAAGGCTCGATTGACCTGACGCTGGCGGCCAATTTTAACGAAACGAAAGTAGTCGGCAACATTCAGCGGCCCAGCGCCCTGCCCAACGATGCGGCCCTGGGCAACTTTCTGTTCAACCGGCAGGACAGCGCCCGGCTGACGGTGGGCCAGCCCCGTAGCAAAATCGCTCTGACGGCGAACTACCGGCTGAATAAATTCGGGGCGGTGCTCCGGCTGACGCGGTTTGGGGAAGTACAGGCGTTTGACCCTGCTAATCCCCGGCTGGATGAATTTGCCGATCCCCGACTCGTAACCGATTTCAGTGTTTCCTACCGGATTCAGCCAACCATTACCCTGACGCTGGGCGCGAACAACATTTTCGATGTTTACCCGGACAAACTCCGGATGACGCAGCAACCGACGCCGGAACGGTTTGGCACAGCCGTGCTGGACAATTCCTCCTTCGGACGGTTCGTCTACGGTCGGTCGGCCACGCAATTCGGCTTCAACGGCGGTTATTATTTCCTGAACGTATCGGCTAATTTCTGAGTTAATCAACCTCTAAACGAAGAAGGAGCGCGGACTTCCGCGCTCCTTCTTCGTTTTTCCAGCCAGCTCCATGCACCGGTTTCGGGACAGAGCTTTCTGCACCAATCGGCAAAATCAATACCCCGGATTCTGAACCAGGTAACCCGGCAAACTCGAGGCTCCGTCGATGGTGGTTTGCGGAATCGGGAAAATACGTTTTTGCGGGTTAGCATCCGTTTTTTCCGTCCACTTGCCCTCATACTTTCCGAAGCGGATCAGGTCGGTCCGGCGCACCATTTCCCAGTACAATTCAAAACCCCGCTCCCGCAGCAGCAGGTCAAGGTTCATGCTGGTCAGCGCGGGGGCGGGCGTGCTCGAGGTTCGGGCGGCTCGAACCGTGTTCACATCGGCCAGCGCAGCCCCCGCATCGTTGCCTTTGCGCAGTTTGGCTTCGGCCCGCATCAGGTACACGTCGGCCAGCCGCACAATGGGAATATCAACATCACCCAGGTTTCGGCCCGATTGTGATTTGGGGCTGAACTCGTATTTCAACACCCGGTAGCCGGTGTTGTAGTCACTGCCCACAACCGTAAAGTCAACCTTCTCCGTGAAAGTGACCGGCAACGTGGGTCGGTTACGCGTTACGTTAAACAGCCTCCCAACCCGGTAGTTGCTGCCGCAGCGGACAAACGCGCCGTTTACCCGCACCAACCCGTATTGCTGCCCGCGCAAAATACCCCGGTCCATGGCGATGTCAGCGGCCGCCATGCAGGAGTCGGCGGGGATATTCATGTTTTTCTTGTAGAAACGCGGATCACGACCGGCGGGGTCTCCCGGGGCGTAGGCCCCTACCCAACTCTGGTAAAAATCGGGCGTGATGGCCGGTCCATCGGTACCGTTGGCGCCCGGAAAAGCCGGCAGCGGAAACTGGTCGCCCGACAGGGAGAAGTACGCCAGCCGGTTGTGGCCGTTCAATTCGGCCCGCTGATCGACCGCAAAAATTAACTCTTTGTTGCCGTGGTTGTCGGCGTTGAAGATCGAGAAGTAATCCGCCGACAACTGATACTGACCGGAACTGATGATCTTGTCGCAGTATTCAACCACCTTGTCCATGTCTTCCGCCTTAAAAGCAAACTGCGTGGCGTAGCGATCGCGGTACACACTGGCGTTCAGGTGCAACCGGGCCAGCAAACCCCAAACACCCGCCTTGGTCAGTCGGCCGGGGCCCACGTTCGTCGCCAGGTCCGGTTCAGCGGCCAGAAACTCGGCCTTGATGTATTCCAGCGCTTCTTCACCCCGCAGGATTTGCGAAACGCCCTGCGGATCGTCTTTGACAAACACCAGGCCGAACAGATCGAGCAGCACCATGTTGTAGTAGGCCCGCATCCCCCGCGCTTCGGCAATGTACGTTTTCGCGTTGGAATCGTTGATGCCCGGCAAGGTGTTGATGGCCGTAACGGCCCGCGAAATACCCTGGGTCAGGTGCCCCCAGGTGTTCCGCAGGTTCGGGTCGGTGCTCGTGTGCGTGTGCTGGTGCAGGGCCAGGTAAATTCCGTTGTCCCCCCAGTCGGTTCCACCCCGGTACGGCAGAATGGCTTCGTCGGTTGAAATCTCCTGGATGGCGAAGTAATTAGTATGGTAGAAAATATCCGGCAGACGGGCATACACCGGGGCCAGGTTTCCATCGGCGGCCTGTTTGTCGGTCAGGCCGGTGGACGATGATTCGTCCAGTACGTTTTCGGTCAGATTCGTACAGCCGTTCAGCATGGTGAGCCCAACGAGCACGGCGGTTGAAATGAATAATCGTTTCATAATTTGGGTACGGGAAGCCGCTTTCATCAACGTATACCGTCTTTAAAAGCTGCGTTCTATCGTTTTTTTAGAATGTCACATTTAAACCAAAGACGAACGAGCGGGCTTTGGGGTAGCTCAGATAATCAATCCCGTACGAGGAGATTCCGTTGACGGTCCGGTCGGTATTTACTTCCGGATCGTAGCCGTTGTACTTGGTAATCACGAACAGGTTCTGACCGGTGGCCGAGAGCCGAACGTTCGAAATCCACCGCTTCATCCCGATCAGTTGGGGGTTCAGGTTGTAGCCCAGGGTCAGGTTGTTCAGCCGGAAAAAGCCGCCGTCTTTCAGGAAACGGGTTGACACCGGTGCCGAGTTGTTGATCGACTCGTTCGGTTCGCCAATTCCCTCGGGTGTTGTGTTAAGTCCTTTGACCAGCCGGGCCCGGTAGAAAAGCGAATTGGCCGTGTTGTCGTAGATTTTATTGCCGGAAACACCGTTGAAGTTGGCCGTCAGGTCGAAGCCCTTGTAAGACGCACTGGCGTTGAAGTTGAATTGCCGGGTGGGCAAGGCGCTACCAGCCGCAATCCGGTCTTTGTCAGTTCCGGCGTTGCCATCGCCGTCCGTATCCCGGTACCGGCTGATCCCGTTTTCGTCGATGCCCAGGTATTCGCGCAGGAAGAAGGTCCCGATGGGCTGGCCGTTGACGTAGCCGTTAACGGTTGCCGACGTCAGGCCCGAACCCGAAGCGGACCCCGATGTAATGACGGAGTAGGGCGATTTATTGACCCGGTTTTTGATGAAGGTGATGTTACCGCCCAAATCGAGCCGAAAACCGCCCTTGCTGGCATACCGATAGTTCAGGCCCAGTTCCACGCCCTGGTTCGTGATGGTCATATCCGGCACGTTGGTCCAGTAAGTGGCCGCCGGTTGAATGGGGTCAGCGGGAATCACTTCCAGCAAGATTTTACCCGATACCTTGCGGAAATAATCCAGCGTACCCGTCAAAGCACCCTTGAACAAGCCAAAATCCAGTCCTACGTCGGTTTGGGTCGACACCTCCCACTGAATGTCGGGGTTGGCAAACCGGGTGTAAGTCGTACCGGCCGGATACGTTGTTGTGCCATCGAGCGGATAGCTGGTTGATGCACTCACCTGCGAGGTAAACAGCGCCTGCGTGATTTTTGCCGGAATCTCCTGGTTACCCGTCTGGCCCCAGCCCGCCCGAATTTTCAGATCCGTGAAAGGACCGGACCGCAGGAACGGTTCATCCGACAACCGCCAGCCCGCCGAGAACGACGGGAACACCCCGTATTTGTTGTTGGCGCCGAATTTACTCGAGCCGTCGGCCCGCACCGTGGCCGTAAGCAGGTAGCGGTCCTTGTACTGGTAGTTGACCCGCGAGAAAAAAGATTGCAGTTCGTTCTCGAGCGCCGAACCACTGGGTCGGTTGTTGGCCAGCGTCAGGTCCTGCCCCAACCCGGCGTTGTTGATGGGCTCAATGGGCGAAATGGGGAATTTGTTGATGCTCCAGATGCGCTCCCGGATCATAAACTTCTGGTATGAGTGTCCCAACAGCGCCGTCAGGCTGTGGTTATCCCAGCTCCGGTTGTAGGTGAAATAATTCTCAATCAGGATGTTCTGGTTGGTTCCGTAGATACTCTCAAGCCGCCCGTCCTGCTGGGGAACCAGATTCGCCAGCGATTGCAGATCGCGGGTCGAGCTGGCGTTGTCTACGCCCAGATTCAGCTTGTAAACCAGGTCATCCGTAATTTTGAACGAAGGCGATATGTTGGCCACAACGCGGTTGATGGTCGTGATGTCTTTCTGTAAATCCAGCGTCAGCACCGGGTTCGTGAAGGCCTGATACCGCGCCGGGGCGCCCGTCGCATCGTAGGCTGGGAAGGTTGGGTTGGCCGCCAGAGCCGCTCCCACAATACTTTCGGTGGGTGGCCGCTGGTTGCGGGTCTGCGAAGCCGTCAGGTTCACATCCAGGACCAGCCGGTCTTCCAGAAATTTCTGGGAAGCATTGAAGCGGCCCGTGTAGCGGTTGAACTGGCTGTTTTTCAAAACGCCCTCCTGATTCTGAACGCTCAGTGAGCCGTAGTACGTCAGCTTTTCGGCGCCCCCGCTCAAACTCAGGTTGTAATCCTGGGTGATGGCCGTCCGGCTGATTTCCCGCTGCCAGTCGGTCGAAGCCTTCTGGTCGTCCAGGGTGCCGTTGAGCCCAGTTACCTGCTGGCGGTACTCATCCGCCGAGAACACAGGCAGGTAATTTGCCACGTTCGAGACGCCGACGTTGGCCGAAACCGTCAGGTTGGAAGTTCCGGACTTGCCTTTCTTGGTTGTGATCAAAATAACGCCATTGGCACCGCGGGCCCCGTAGATGGCGGTGGCCGAAGCGTCCTTCAACACGTCAATGGATTCGATGTCCTGCGGATTCAGAAAGTTCAGCGGGTTCAGCGGACTGGAAGACCCGCCGGTGCTGGAATTATCGAGCGGAATACCGTCGAGGACAAACAGCGGTGTGCTGCCCGTGCGAACGCCACCCGGCCCGCGCACCGTAATCGTTTGCCGCCCGCCCGGTTCGCCACTCGCCGAGGTCACGTTTACCCCGGCCACTTTGCCTTGCAGCAACTGCTCCGGTGAGTTAATAATCCCCCGGTTGAACTCGGTGCTTTTCAGGGTGGTCAGGGCGCCCGTGGCGTCTTTCTTGGTGGTGGTTCCGTAGCCGATCACGACCACCTGATTCAGCTCGGAGGCCGACGCTTTCAGCGCCACATTGATGGTGGTGCGACTCCCCACCGTCAGTTCCTGAGAAACAAAACCGATGAATCCAAAAACCAGAACAGAGCCAGCATCGGGGACCGCGATGCGGTAATCGCCGTTGGCGTCGGTGGTGGCGCCCCGTTGGGTGCCTTTCAGCACAACGTTACAACCGGCCAGGGGTTCGTTGGTTGCCGCGTCGGTTACGCGTCCGCTGACCGTTATTTCAACAACCGTCTTATTCTTTGAAGAAACGGGCGTTTTAGTGGCCGCCAGGATTTGGCTTTTGCCCTCCACCGTCAGCAACAAGATCGCCAGCAGAATACAGCAGATTCTCCTCGCAACATTCATGGCTGGAGGAGAAAACAGGTAAAAAATCATCATAGTTGGTAAATGTTAAGGGTGGCAAAGTTCCTGGAATCTGCCTGATTCCAACTTCCGTCGTCAAATATTTAAAAATAATTTAACATAGCAATAAGTCCCCCAAAAGGTTCAGCTGCCCGACCTTTGGCACGTTAAACGGGATGGTGGTAAGCACGTTGGGAAACTTTTATACTCCTTCCCGGTTCATTTTGATGGGTAATTCCTCACCACTCCTCTTAAACGGATGCTATGAAAAGTAACAAATGGCTTTTACTGCTGCTGTTTACGCTCCAGACGGCGCCAATTCTGGCACAAAACGAAAATAGAACATCCATGAAACGGTATATCCAAGTCCCGGCGGGGTATCTGATGGTGTTGCGGCAGGGAGATGATGTGTTTGCGCACTTGGAAGAACTGGCCCAGAAAGAAAAAATTCCGTCGGCCAACTTCACCGGCATGGGCTTTGTCAACGCCAAGTTTGGGTATTTCAACCGCAAAACGAAGCAGTACGACCCCAAAGAATTCGACGATGTGGAGTTGGCGAGCCTGAGCGGGTCGATTGCCTGGCAGGATCAGAAACCGTCACTGCACGTGCATGGCGTCGTAACGGACAAGAATTTTCGGGCGTTTGGCGGTCACCTGCTGGAGGCTACCGTCGGCACCGGATCGGTGGAAATTATGGTGACGGTTCACGACAAACCGCTGAAACGCGTGATGGAACAGCCGCTGGGCGCCAATGTGCTGAATCTGGAGTCGAATTGATTTTGCCCGTACCTACCTTTCTTATACGTTGAAACCACCAATCTGATGGCCGGTCAACTTTTCTCCGATCAAATTTGTTGTAGCTACATCAAATAGTCTTGAACCACCTTCCGTTTTAACGCGAAACACAATGGAATTAGGAATCAGTAGCTTCGGGGAAGTTGTACCCGACAACGGGGCCGGGAAAGCCGTTAACGCCCACCAGCGGATGCAGGACCTGCTGGAAGAAATTAAGCTGGCCGACGAAGTAGGGCTGGATGTATACGCCCTGGGTGAACACCACCGGCCCGATTTTATGGTATCGGCGCCCGAGGTGATCCTGGCGGCTGCGGCTGCGCAGACCAAAACCATCCGGCTGTCGAGTTCGGTCACGGTATTGAGTTCTGCCGATCCGGTGCGGGTTTTTCAGAACTTTGCGACCCTGGACCTGATTTCCAGCGGCCGGGCCGAGATCATGGCCGGGCGCGGGTCGTTCATCGAATCGTTTCCGCTGTTCGGCTACGACCTTAAAGACTACGACGAACTGTTTACCGAGAAACTTGATCTGCTGATCAACATCAATAAAAACGAAGTGGTCACCTGGCAGGGCACACACCGGGCCGGTATCGACGGGTTGGGCGTTTACCCCCGCCCCTTCCAGGCCGAACTGCCCATCTGGCTGGCCGTGGGCGGCACGCCGGCTTCGGCGGTCCGGGCGGGCACGATGAACCTGCCGATGACGGTGGCGATTCTGGGTGGAACGCCCGACCGGTTCGTGCCGTTTGTGAACCTGTTCCGGCAATCCGCGCAGAAAGCGGGGCACGATGTGTCGAAATTACCGCTGGCGATCAACTCCCATTTCTATTTGTCCGACGATTCCCAGCAGGCGGGTGATGAACTTTTTCCGGCCTACGCGTCGATGATGAACCGGATTGGCCGGGAACGCGGCTGGTCACCGCTGGGGCGGGAGCAGTACGAATACATGCGGCAATACGGCCCGTTGATGGTAGGCAGTCCGCAGCAGATCATCGATAAAATTCTGTATTTCCACGAGCTATTCAACAACACCCGTTATCTGGCGCAGGTGATTGGGGGAGCCCAGCTTCCGCACGCGAAAATTATGCGCTCCATTGAGTTGTTCGGGACGAAAGTAGCGCCGGAGGTACGAAAAGCTCTGAAAGCCAAGGAAGTCAGCGCGTAAGCGGGCTGCGTGTAATGTTATTCGCAGAAAATCAGGGGCGCAACGGTTTGTTGTGCCCCTGATGCATTTATAATTTGATGCCCAGCTTCTTGGCGATGTCCGCAAACATTTCCGGATCGATTTCATCGTCGCCGGGGGCGTTCAGTTGCGGCTCTTCTTCCAGATCCGGCACCGGGAAGCCTTCAGGATGGCCGAAAACCACCTCCACTTCCTGGCCGTCGTCGGGGTGTGTACCGTTCCAGATCAGCCCCGCTTTCTGGTAATCGTCTTTGCTGAATGTATACAGTTTCAGGTGCAGTTTGTTTTCCATGAACTTCTTCGCTTCCGGGAAAGCGTTGTTGCTCAGGTTGGGGATCGGCAGCAGCTTGGTCACTTCCACGCCGGTTAGCTTTTCGAGCGCTTTGGCATACGCCACGACGTGTAAACCGCCCCGCACCAGCAGGTAACCGATCATGGTCCGGGCCGTCGGGTCGCTGACCATTTCGTAGACCCGCATCTTATTGGCGCGTGCCCCACACTCCAGGAAGAAATTGTGCAACAGATCGAGCTTCAGGTTACCGCTGTTGAACACATTTTGCCCCGTCCAGAAGTGCCCCATCGAGTCCATCGGCAACGCCGACTGTCCACTGGCAATAAAATGGTGTGTGTTGCGCGCGTTTACGGCATCGGCCAGGGGTGTTGTCGTCGGGTCCATACCGCGTTTGCTGGTGCCGGTCAGCAGCAGATTGACGGTGTAAGCGACCACCTCGATATGGCCGTACTCCTCGCCCGCGATGCTGCTGATGACATCGTAAAAAGGACGGATTTTCTTGCGGCCTCTGAAGTTGAACGACTGGTAGGTGTAGTTCATCAGGGTCGACATCTCTCCGAACTTTCCACCAAGAAGTTCCTGTACGGCAGCCGCATCGTTTGGCGACGGGTTACTCGGGGTAGGCAGCTCAATCGGCAGCCGGTCCATCTTCAAAATCATAACTT
This Larkinella insperata DNA region includes the following protein-coding sequences:
- a CDS encoding arabinose isomerase — protein: MPTSSHDRTAQTTSPISASLFPFKIGLFGIGLDTYWAQFDGLEERLKGYLQRVEDRFWRPDVDVVNLGLVDSPEKALAAGHRFRQADIDLLFVYVTTYALSATVLPVVQRAKVPVIILNLSPEPAINYAWFNQLNDRTRMTGEWLAYCSACPVPEIANVFRRAHIPFQQVTGMLENDPEGWREIDDWIEAGRVVHIMAHNCLGLMGNYYSGMLDIYSDLTLQNATFGGHMKIIEVDELSALREAVSADQIHERTHLFAETFDVQDDCLPEELDRAARTSVALDQLVETHGLGSLAYYHKGSGNPANEDTMSSVILGNSLLTARGIPVAGEYEVKNAQAMKIMDSFGVGGSFTEYYAMDFADDVVLMGHDGPGHIRIAEGKTKVRPLYVYHGKVGKGLSVEMSVKNGPVTLLSVVENGNGKISLLVAEGESVPGPILQIGNTNSRYRFSLGARHFVQTWNSHGPAHHCAVGVGHIAAKLAKLGALLNIEVIRVC
- a CDS encoding TonB-dependent receptor; translation: MKKRYLRSKINFLFTFSLALWSSWALGQGVRGRVLDAQSRAALPGVSVAVEGTNNGTSTDPDGNFTLALQPGSYSLRVSFIGYSTQTVNAQVSGSEFTTVNVALREEASSLSEVVVIGSRSTQTRTSTETVSPVDVIQSRDLLATGQVEPTQQLNFVAPSFNSSRQTIADGTDHIDPATLRGLGPDQVLVLLNGKRRHNQALININGTVGRGSVGTDLNAIPSAAIERIEVLRDGAASQYGSDAIAGVINLRLKERPGTSVNAQLGQQYEGDGEVAQIGVNHGFKLGKSGFLSLTGEFRHRGATNRAGTYNGPVYVNWNVGRATGESDAAYIARRQALYNQDQSLIQQNNFSLENNMQVGNSRVDNAGLFLNMRLPLGATTSFYASGGLNYRKGKAAGFYRYPFQTTQVIAEIYPNGFLPNIESTINDQSLLVGVNGESNGWRWDISNVYGGNAFRYDITNTNNASQFALGANAPTDFYAGTLSFYQNTADASAAKDFGSQLGLKSFNVAAGLTYRNDRYKIEAGEEASYTNYNPASGRGGGAQVFPGYQPANAINASRNMVGGYVDLETDLTEKLLVNAAARYEYYSDFGGNLAGKLAARYKFSDAFSLRGSISNGFRAPSLHQRYFSAISTVFVSTGQGLEPRQTGTFRNDSPIAQAFGVPELTAERSTNYSIGITSQPGRAVSITLDAYQINIRDRIIYSNQFARGTSAAGVIIGNILNQAGQQEVQAAQFFANAINTQTRGIDLVVATSPRLGKGSIDLTLAANFNETKVVGNIQRPSALPNDAALGNFLFNRQDSARLTVGQPRSKIALTANYRLNKFGAVLRLTRFGEVQAFDPANPRLDEFADPRLVTDFSVSYRIQPTITLTLGANNIFDVYPDKLRMTQQPTPERFGTAVLDNSSFGRFVYGRSATQFGFNGGYYFLNVSANF
- a CDS encoding RagB/SusD family nutrient uptake outer membrane protein; the encoded protein is MKRLFISTAVLVGLTMLNGCTNLTENVLDESSSTGLTDKQAADGNLAPVYARLPDIFYHTNYFAIQEISTDEAILPYRGGTDWGDNGIYLALHQHTHTSTDPNLRNTWGHLTQGISRAVTAINTLPGINDSNAKTYIAEARGMRAYYNMVLLDLFGLVFVKDDPQGVSQILRGEEALEYIKAEFLAAEPDLATNVGPGRLTKAGVWGLLARLHLNASVYRDRYATQFAFKAEDMDKVVEYCDKIISSGQYQLSADYFSIFNADNHGNKELIFAVDQRAELNGHNRLAYFSLSGDQFPLPAFPGANGTDGPAITPDFYQSWVGAYAPGDPAGRDPRFYKKNMNIPADSCMAAADIAMDRGILRGQQYGLVRVNGAFVRCGSNYRVGRLFNVTRNRPTLPVTFTEKVDFTVVGSDYNTGYRVLKYEFSPKSQSGRNLGDVDIPIVRLADVYLMRAEAKLRKGNDAGAALADVNTVRAARTSSTPAPALTSMNLDLLLRERGFELYWEMVRRTDLIRFGKYEGKWTEKTDANPQKRIFPIPQTTIDGASSLPGYLVQNPGY